The DNA sequence CAGCATATTCCTGAACATCGGTGTAACCCAATTTCTGCAGCTGAACTGCTGCATCTGACGACGATGTTCAGCCCGGGCCAGTGCAGTATACGACGATTTTCTTTCTTTATCAGGAATCAATTCGCCCGCCAGTTCATCAAATCCATCCAGTCGAATAGGTAAATTGATAGAATTCGGTATGTGTACTTTTGCATGATCAGCAGGACGCAGCGCATTTACCAATGCAAAATGTGTTTTTGAATCCAGCAGTCTTTTAATCTCTTCTTTTTCGATCAGCTTCATGTTTTTACTCTCCATTTATTTATGCTGTAT is a window from the Candidatus Cloacimonadota bacterium genome containing:
- a CDS encoding rhodanese-like domain-containing protein; this translates as MKLIEKEEIKRLLDSKTHFALVNALRPADHAKVHIPNSINLPIRLDGFDELAGELIPDKERKSSYTALARAEHRRQMQQFSCRNWVTPMFRNMLVV